In the Topomyia yanbarensis strain Yona2022 chromosome 3, ASM3024719v1, whole genome shotgun sequence genome, one interval contains:
- the LOC131693848 gene encoding uncharacterized protein LOC131693848, with the protein MKFFILLSVAIALTAGAPVDESDKKEKRGLVEIGHNFGYEEPSLYDNHHDDWTDHHVTKHVTVQKNVAVPYPVEVEKHVPVAVKVPVPVHVEKQVPVYVEKKVPVYVEKKVHVPVDRPVPYPVKVNVPVYHKEVVEVAKPYPVHVEKPYPVYVKQPVYVKDHHYSHKPYWG; encoded by the exons ATGAAG TTCTTCATTCTGTTATCTGTGGCAATTGCCCTTACCGCCGGAGCACCAGTGGACGAATCGGACAAGAAGGAAAAGCGCGGGCTCGTTGAAATCGGTCATAATTTTGGCTACGAAGAACCGTCCTTGTACGATAATCATCATGATGATTGGACCGATCATCATGTGACCAAGCACGTAACTGTCCAGAAGAACGTTGCGGTCCCATACCCCGTGGAAGTCGAGAAGCATGTCCCGGTAGCTGTTAAAGTACCCGTTCCGGTACATGTCGAGAAACAGGTTCCCGTCTACGTTGAAAAGAAAGTTCCTGTCTACGTCGAGAAGAAGGTTCATGTGCCCGTGGATCGCCCGGTGCCTTATCCCGTCAAAGTGAATGTGCCGGTCTACCATAAGGAGGTCGTCGAAGTTGCCAAGCCCTATCCGGTGCACGTTGAGAAGCCATATCCAGTGTATGTGAAGCAGCCGGTCTACGTTAAGGACCACCACTACAGCCACAAACCGTATTGGGGTTGA